A genome region from Natranaerobius trueperi includes the following:
- the larC gene encoding nickel pincer cofactor biosynthesis protein LarC gives MTKILYLDCFSGISGDMFLGLLSDLGVSLSEIEDELKSLPLPNFSLKEERIQYNGITSTNLKVEVPEEHHHRNLDDILEMVENSSFNERIKNNTRIIFEKLASAEAKIHGTTPNKVHFHEVGGLDSIIDIVGSVIGLFKLDVDQIYASPIHVGTGFINCQHGKIPVPAPATLELLKEENVPIYSEGVSAELCTPTGASLLISYVNDYGPLPSMHVSKIGYGAGKKKLTHPNLLRGVLGLKSLHTPSKTDKVHLLQANIDDMNPELFSDVMEKSFELGAYDVFFSSIQMKKQRPGVTIEILSPPNKVNQLRELLLRHTTTFGVRSCLMDRVKLTKKQTTIETPLGPADIKLGIKDNQTYSWSVEYESAKTLAKENSLPLKEVYQIIMKSYVS, from the coding sequence ATGACTAAAATTTTATATCTAGACTGTTTTTCTGGTATATCAGGAGATATGTTTTTAGGATTACTTTCAGATTTAGGTGTTTCACTTTCAGAGATTGAAGATGAATTGAAATCATTGCCATTACCTAACTTTTCATTAAAGGAAGAGCGTATACAGTATAATGGTATCACTAGTACAAATCTAAAAGTTGAGGTACCTGAAGAACATCACCACAGAAACCTAGATGATATTCTTGAGATGGTTGAAAATAGTTCTTTTAATGAGCGTATTAAAAACAATACACGAATCATTTTTGAAAAATTAGCTTCTGCAGAAGCCAAGATTCACGGGACAACCCCTAATAAAGTACATTTTCATGAAGTTGGTGGCTTAGATTCTATTATAGATATTGTAGGTTCTGTTATTGGTTTATTTAAGCTAGATGTAGATCAAATATACGCTTCTCCTATACATGTTGGTACAGGTTTTATAAATTGTCAGCATGGAAAGATACCAGTACCTGCACCAGCAACATTAGAATTGTTAAAAGAAGAAAATGTTCCAATTTATTCAGAAGGTGTTTCAGCTGAATTATGTACTCCTACAGGTGCGAGTTTACTTATAAGCTATGTCAACGATTACGGACCACTTCCATCAATGCATGTATCCAAAATTGGTTACGGAGCAGGAAAGAAAAAGCTTACGCACCCTAATTTATTACGTGGAGTTTTAGGATTAAAAAGTTTACATACTCCTAGTAAAACTGATAAAGTTCATTTATTACAAGCAAATATCGATGATATGAACCCTGAACTTTTTTCAGATGTAATGGAAAAATCTTTTGAATTAGGAGCATATGATGTGTTTTTTTCTTCAATACAAATGAAAAAACAACGCCCCGGAGTAACTATTGAAATTCTTTCTCCACCAAATAAAGTAAACCAGTTACGCGAGTTATTGTTAAGACATACAACCACCTTTGGTGTAAGAAGTTGTTTAATGGATAGAGTAAAGCTTACTAAAAAGCAAACTACTATTGAAACACCACTTGGGCCTGCTGATATTAAGTTAGGTATAAAAGATAATCAAACATATAGTTGGAGTGTTGAATATGAAAGCGCTAAAACATTAGCTAAAGAAAATTCTCTACCACTAAAAGAAGTATACCAGATAATTATGAAAAGTTATGTAAGCTAA
- the larB gene encoding nickel pincer cofactor biosynthesis protein LarB, producing the protein MDQDKIFEILTQVQKGTITPTSALNQLSLESTQNGFQDLVYAKIDHDRSSRNGFPEVIYCEDKTPTQVSEIFYNLTLKNDRVLATRATNKCYNQVIKYVPQAKFNELSKTIVYQNDSYNTETRHKNYGKIVIVSAGTSDQAVAEEAYETATIMGAPVDRIYDAGVAGIHRLLHYTDKLSKASCIIVVAGMEGALASVVGGLVKVPVIACPTSVGYGANFNGVSALLTMLNSCASGVSVVNINNGFGAGYQGALISQLKNGGEEGND; encoded by the coding sequence TTGGATCAGGATAAAATATTCGAAATTCTAACACAAGTTCAGAAAGGTACAATAACACCAACCTCTGCGTTGAATCAATTGTCTCTAGAATCAACACAGAATGGGTTTCAAGATTTAGTATATGCCAAGATAGATCATGACAGAAGTTCTCGTAATGGTTTTCCTGAGGTGATTTATTGTGAAGATAAAACACCTACTCAAGTTAGTGAAATTTTTTATAACTTAACACTTAAGAATGATAGAGTGCTAGCAACTAGAGCTACTAATAAATGTTATAATCAAGTTATTAAATATGTCCCTCAAGCAAAGTTTAATGAGCTATCAAAAACTATTGTATACCAAAATGATAGTTATAACACAGAGACCAGACATAAAAATTACGGAAAAATTGTAATAGTTTCAGCTGGCACTTCAGATCAGGCTGTAGCAGAGGAAGCTTATGAAACTGCTACAATTATGGGTGCCCCTGTTGATAGAATTTACGATGCTGGAGTTGCTGGAATTCACCGGCTCCTACACTATACAGATAAGCTTTCTAAAGCAAGTTGTATTATAGTAGTGGCTGGAATGGAAGGTGCTTTAGCTAGTGTCGTTGGTGGATTAGTTAAGGTTCCAGTAATTGCTTGTCCCACAAGTGTTGGGTATGGTGCTAATTTTAACGGTGTTAGTGCTTTATTAACTATGTTAAATAGTTGTGCCTCTGGAGTAAGTGTAGTAAACATTAATAACGGTTTCGGGGCTGGTTATCAAGGAGCTCTAATTAGTCAATTAAAAAACGGAGGTGAAGAGGGTAATGACTAA
- a CDS encoding L-threonylcarbamoyladenylate synthase — MTEIMSVNESKPELEVIRKASDILQNNGTVVFPTETVYGLGANGLSSTAVQKIFDAKMRPNDNPLILHVHSLEQVNQIGIAPKEFYQLAEKFWPGPLTMIIPKNDAIPHEVSRGLETVAVRMPDHSIALSVIREANLPIAAPSANISGRPSPTSFEHVNSDLNGRVDMIIDGGETGVGLESTVIDLSTKPFTILRPGGITFEDLESVLTKELLQTTAKIKSQDQTPKSPGLKYRHYAPKGELFLVDGEGERLLEKIKELVEKYSNQNYRVGVLVTDELKSYLTDNLSDLNHIYMYDLGPIDNLNQVAKNLYNGLREMDNNSVEIIFCRTFPKIGMGTALMNRLKKAARDRIL; from the coding sequence ATGACTGAAATTATGTCAGTAAATGAATCCAAGCCAGAATTAGAAGTTATAAGAAAAGCTTCAGATATTTTACAAAATAATGGAACTGTTGTTTTTCCTACTGAAACTGTTTATGGGTTAGGGGCTAACGGTTTAAGCTCCACTGCTGTACAAAAAATCTTTGATGCAAAAATGAGACCAAATGATAATCCTCTAATTTTACATGTTCATTCATTAGAGCAAGTAAACCAGATTGGGATAGCACCCAAGGAGTTCTATCAATTAGCTGAAAAGTTTTGGCCAGGGCCACTTACTATGATTATTCCAAAAAATGATGCTATACCACATGAGGTCTCTAGAGGACTAGAAACTGTAGCAGTTCGTATGCCAGATCATTCGATAGCTCTTTCTGTAATTAGAGAGGCTAACTTACCGATTGCTGCACCTAGTGCTAATATATCAGGTAGACCTAGTCCAACCTCTTTTGAACATGTAAATTCTGATTTGAATGGGCGTGTTGACATGATTATTGATGGAGGAGAAACCGGTGTTGGTCTAGAGTCAACAGTTATTGATCTGTCTACTAAGCCATTTACTATACTGCGACCTGGGGGGATTACTTTTGAGGATCTAGAAAGTGTTCTGACTAAAGAATTACTTCAAACGACTGCTAAGATAAAAAGTCAAGATCAAACACCGAAATCACCAGGTTTAAAATACCGTCATTATGCACCAAAGGGGGAACTGTTTTTAGTAGATGGTGAGGGTGAGAGATTACTTGAAAAAATTAAAGAATTAGTAGAGAAGTATTCTAATCAGAACTACCGTGTAGGAGTACTAGTAACAGATGAATTAAAATCTTATTTAACAGACAATCTATCTGACTTAAATCATATATATATGTATGATTTAGGCCCCATAGATAACCTAAATCAAGTTGCTAAAAACTTATATAATGGACTGAGAGAAATGGATAATAATAGTGTAGAAATAATATTTTGTAGAACCTTTCCAAAGATAGGTATGGGCACCGCTTTAATGAATAGACTAAAAAAAGCTGCTAGAGATCGCATTTTATAG
- a CDS encoding low molecular weight protein arginine phosphatase — protein MCTGNTCRSSMAEEIFNLKARSLSVNYKIKAKSAGVFAIDGFSASSNAQEVVRKYGGDLADHKAKTLTKDLVDQGDLILTMTEDHKQFILNNLMTNNNSRVHLIKEYANKVDRDVFSSKEVTDPVGGTLEQYEEVYHELDTAIEVIINYLVDNIR, from the coding sequence GTGTGTACAGGTAACACATGTAGAAGTAGTATGGCGGAAGAGATATTTAATCTTAAGGCAAGATCCCTTTCAGTAAATTATAAAATTAAGGCTAAATCAGCTGGTGTTTTTGCTATTGATGGTTTTTCTGCTTCAAGCAATGCTCAAGAAGTTGTTAGAAAATATGGTGGAGATTTAGCAGATCATAAGGCAAAAACTCTTACTAAAGATCTAGTTGATCAAGGTGATCTTATTTTAACTATGACAGAAGATCACAAACAATTTATACTAAACAACTTAATGACAAATAATAACTCTCGGGTACATTTGATTAAAGAATATGCTAATAAAGTGGATCGAGATGTTTTCAGTAGTAAGGAAGTTACTGATCCTGTAGGAGGAACTTTAGAACAATATGAGGAAGTATACCATGAGCTAGACACTGCTATTGAAGTTATAATTAATTATCTTGTTGACAACATAAGATAG
- the rpiB gene encoding ribose 5-phosphate isomerase B produces the protein MTKVIGVASDHGGYNLKQKVIDHLKDKGYQINDLGTYGLESVDYPDFAVKLADSIKEGEASLGILVCGTGIGISLSANKVPGIRAALCHDTFSAEMARRHNNANVLAMGERVIGSGLALKVVDTFLESEFDGGRHEKRVNKILEIEKKHKNF, from the coding sequence ATGACAAAGGTTATTGGTGTTGCTAGTGATCATGGTGGTTATAACTTAAAGCAAAAGGTTATTGATCATCTGAAAGACAAAGGTTATCAAATAAACGATTTAGGGACCTATGGGTTAGAATCTGTAGACTATCCGGACTTTGCGGTTAAATTAGCTGATAGTATTAAAGAAGGAGAAGCAAGTTTAGGAATTTTAGTTTGTGGAACTGGAATAGGTATATCGTTAAGTGCTAACAAAGTACCAGGAATTAGAGCAGCTTTATGCCATGATACATTTTCTGCTGAAATGGCTAGAAGACATAATAATGCAAATGTCCTAGCTATGGGAGAGCGTGTTATTGGCTCGGGGCTAGCATTAAAAGTAGTGGATACTTTCCTAGAATCAGAGTTTGATGGTGGACGTCATGAAAAAAGGGTGAATAAAATTTTAGAGATAGAAAAGAAGCATAAAAATTTCTAA
- the glyA gene encoding serine hydroxymethyltransferase, whose amino-acid sequence MENIKKVDPAIYSWIQEEAGRQEKGIELIASENFVSPAVLEAQGTILTNKYAEGYPNRRYYGGCQFVDKVEELAISRVKELFGADHANVQPHSGASANMGVYLAILDPGDTVLGMSLDHGGHLTHGSPVNISGKYFNFQHYGIVEDTGQIDFDRVRDLAHKHQPKLIVAGASAYPREIDFSKFKGIADEVGAYLMVDMAHIAGLVATGLHKSPVPYADFVTTTTHKTLRGPRGGVILCKEEYKKQLDKAIFPGLQGGPLMHVIAAKAVSFQEALSKDFKEYQKQVLKNSQGLANELQKREFDLVAGGTDNHLMLVDLRKKGVTGKKAEKVLDEVYITVNKNAVPNDPEGLFVTSGLRLGTPAVTSRGFKEEQMKEIAELLDQVITNIDDEKVLEKTKQQVEKLCDKFPLYKG is encoded by the coding sequence ATGGAAAATATAAAGAAAGTTGATCCAGCTATTTATTCTTGGATTCAGGAAGAGGCAGGGCGTCAGGAAAAAGGGATTGAATTAATTGCCTCAGAGAACTTTGTGTCACCTGCAGTACTAGAAGCACAAGGAACTATTCTCACTAATAAGTATGCTGAAGGGTATCCTAACCGACGTTATTATGGTGGCTGCCAATTTGTAGATAAGGTAGAAGAGCTAGCAATTAGTAGAGTTAAAGAATTATTTGGTGCTGATCATGCAAATGTTCAACCACACTCTGGTGCTTCAGCAAATATGGGTGTTTACTTAGCTATATTAGATCCTGGTGATACAGTACTTGGAATGAGTTTAGATCATGGAGGTCACCTTACTCATGGTAGCCCTGTGAATATTTCAGGTAAGTACTTTAATTTTCAGCACTATGGTATAGTTGAAGATACAGGTCAAATTGATTTTGATCGTGTAAGGGACCTAGCTCATAAACATCAACCAAAATTAATTGTAGCTGGCGCTAGTGCTTATCCTAGAGAAATCGATTTTTCTAAGTTTAAAGGAATTGCTGATGAAGTCGGAGCTTATTTAATGGTAGACATGGCCCATATAGCTGGACTTGTCGCTACTGGCTTACATAAAAGTCCGGTTCCTTATGCAGATTTTGTAACAACTACAACTCATAAAACCCTTAGAGGACCTCGCGGAGGAGTTATCTTATGTAAAGAAGAGTATAAGAAACAGCTAGATAAGGCTATCTTTCCGGGTTTACAAGGCGGGCCTTTGATGCATGTCATTGCTGCTAAAGCTGTTAGTTTTCAAGAAGCTTTATCTAAAGACTTTAAGGAGTATCAAAAGCAAGTATTAAAGAATTCACAGGGGCTAGCTAATGAACTACAAAAAAGAGAATTTGACTTGGTAGCTGGTGGTACAGATAATCATCTGATGTTAGTAGATCTGCGGAAAAAGGGAGTTACTGGTAAGAAAGCAGAAAAAGTTCTAGATGAGGTTTATATTACAGTTAATAAAAATGCTGTACCAAATGACCCTGAAGGTCTATTTGTAACTAGTGGTCTTCGTCTAGGAACTCCAGCTGTTACTTCCCGAGGATTTAAAGAAGAACAAATGAAAGAAATCGCAGAACTATTAGACCAAGTAATTACAAATATTGACGATGAGAAAGTTTTAGAAAAAACAAAACAACAGGTAGAAAAACTATGTGATAAATTTCCCCTTTATAAAGGATAA
- the upp gene encoding uracil phosphoribosyltransferase, translating into MSQLHVVDHPLIQHKLTIIRDKHTGSKIFRELVSEISMLLSYEVMRELPTEEKEIETPITTAKTKVLSGKKLGLIPILRAGLGMLESVRDIVPAARVGHIGVYRDPETLNPVEYYCKLPQDIHERELIVMDPMLATGGSAVASIQFIKDRGGKNIRFMCINAAPEGIEELQKAHPDVDIWTCSVDEKLNEHGYIIPGLGDAGDRLFGTK; encoded by the coding sequence GTGAGTCAGCTACATGTAGTAGATCACCCCCTAATTCAACACAAATTAACAATTATTCGGGACAAGCATACAGGTTCTAAGATCTTTAGAGAGCTAGTAAGTGAAATTTCAATGTTGTTATCATATGAGGTGATGAGAGAGCTTCCGACTGAAGAAAAAGAGATTGAAACTCCAATAACAACAGCTAAAACAAAGGTATTATCAGGAAAAAAACTTGGATTAATTCCGATTCTACGCGCTGGACTAGGTATGCTTGAAAGTGTAAGGGATATTGTCCCAGCTGCTCGAGTTGGTCATATTGGTGTTTATCGTGACCCTGAAACACTAAACCCTGTAGAGTACTATTGTAAGTTACCTCAGGACATCCATGAAAGAGAGCTTATAGTAATGGATCCTATGCTTGCAACTGGTGGTTCAGCTGTTGCTAGTATTCAGTTTATTAAAGATCGTGGTGGTAAGAATATTAGATTCATGTGTATCAATGCTGCACCAGAAGGTATCGAAGAACTACAAAAGGCACATCCCGATGTAGATATTTGGACTTGTTCTGTTGATGAGAAGTTAAATGAACATGGTTACATTATTCCAGGGCTAGGCGATGCCGGTGATAGATTATTCGGAACGAAATGA
- a CDS encoding deoxycytidylate deaminase, producing MINRPNWDTYFMEIASTVKKRSTCLRRQVGAVLVKDRRILATGYNGAPQNVSHCSETGCLREQLQVPSGQRHEICRGLHAEQNAIIQAALHGISTLNSVLYTTDHPCSSCAKIAINAGVKEIVTDRDYPDQLSQDILQEAGINIRRYSNDS from the coding sequence ATGATTAATAGACCTAATTGGGACACTTATTTTATGGAGATAGCCAGTACAGTTAAAAAAAGATCTACCTGCCTAAGACGTCAAGTCGGAGCAGTGTTAGTAAAGGATCGAAGAATTTTGGCTACTGGCTATAATGGTGCCCCTCAAAATGTTAGTCATTGTAGTGAAACTGGTTGCCTTCGTGAACAGCTTCAAGTTCCATCAGGACAACGCCATGAAATTTGCCGAGGACTTCATGCTGAACAAAATGCCATCATTCAAGCAGCTTTACATGGTATAAGTACACTTAATAGTGTTTTGTATACAACAGATCATCCTTGTTCCTCATGTGCTAAAATTGCTATTAATGCTGGTGTTAAAGAAATAGTGACCGATAGAGATTACCCTGACCAGCTGTCCCAGGATATATTACAAGAAGCTGGTATTAATATCAGGAGGTATAGTAATGACTCATAG
- the wecB gene encoding non-hydrolyzing UDP-N-acetylglucosamine 2-epimerase: MTHRIVSVFGTRPEAIKMAPLVNAIDNSRNLDSSVVVTAQHREMLDQVLELFQIKPDKDLDVMKKRQSLSEITTNVLLKMDEVISSEKPDLLLVHGDTSTTFTAALSAYYNKVPIGHVEAGLRTGDKYAPFPEEMNRNLVGSLADLHFAPTVGARDNLLSEGIPTDNIFVTGNTVVDALKTSVQSDYKFSDEKLANLALPSLTSDNDTKLVTLEVHRRENLGEPIENIFKGVKKLVDDFPEIFVLFPVHRNPAVREPAERILGNHERIILTDPLATRDFHNLIARSYMILTDSGGIQEEAPSFGVPVLVLRNKTERIEGLRQGTILLTGNETDRVYKDASRLLTDGEFYNTMKNRQNPYGDGNASKRIVDAIDYFFKNIDTRPKDYLVTGQD; encoded by the coding sequence ATGACTCATAGAATAGTTAGCGTTTTTGGTACTAGACCTGAAGCAATTAAAATGGCACCATTAGTTAATGCTATTGATAATTCTAGAAACTTGGATTCTTCTGTAGTTGTTACTGCTCAACATAGAGAGATGCTTGATCAAGTTTTAGAGTTATTTCAGATAAAACCTGATAAGGATTTAGATGTAATGAAGAAACGTCAGAGTTTATCTGAAATAACTACTAATGTCTTACTTAAGATGGATGAAGTTATCTCATCAGAAAAACCAGATCTCTTATTAGTACATGGAGATACTTCAACTACCTTTACTGCAGCTTTATCTGCTTATTATAATAAAGTACCAATCGGTCATGTAGAGGCTGGTTTACGAACAGGGGATAAGTATGCTCCTTTTCCAGAAGAAATGAATAGAAATTTAGTTGGATCTCTCGCTGATCTACATTTTGCTCCAACTGTCGGAGCACGTGACAACCTGTTATCAGAGGGTATACCTACAGATAATATATTTGTAACTGGTAATACAGTAGTAGATGCTTTGAAGACATCTGTACAGTCTGATTACAAATTTAGTGATGAAAAACTTGCTAATCTAGCATTACCTTCTTTAACATCAGACAATGATACTAAACTGGTTACTCTAGAAGTTCACCGAAGAGAGAATCTTGGTGAACCTATAGAGAACATCTTTAAAGGTGTTAAAAAACTAGTCGATGACTTTCCTGAAATTTTTGTGTTATTTCCTGTTCATAGAAACCCAGCTGTCAGAGAACCTGCTGAAAGAATTCTTGGTAATCACGAACGAATAATTTTAACAGACCCACTTGCAACTAGAGATTTTCATAATCTAATAGCTCGAAGTTATATGATATTAACAGATTCAGGTGGTATACAAGAAGAAGCACCATCTTTTGGTGTACCTGTTTTAGTTTTGAGAAATAAAACTGAACGTATTGAGGGTTTGCGTCAGGGGACCATACTTCTAACAGGAAATGAAACAGATAGAGTATATAAAGATGCTAGTAGGTTACTAACTGATGGAGAATTCTATAATACAATGAAAAATAGACAAAACCCTTATGGAGATGGTAATGCCTCTAAACGAATAGTTGATGCTATAGACTACTTTTTTAAAAACATAGATACCCGCCCTAAAGATTATTTAGTGACGGGTCAAGATTAA
- the sdaAA gene encoding L-serine ammonia-lyase, iron-sulfur-dependent, subunit alpha translates to MNHKKQIAFSSLEDLVELAHEFNQPISWVIKQYQSQLFESSIESIENQMEKHIQIMEDSVEEGVNNPKRSLGGLIGGEGKKLNEYVQNQGALMGPLGGKAVARSLAVSEVNASMGKVVASPTAGACGILPGVLLTVFEQQNQLPKEKLHDAFFTASGIGIVVSMRATLAGAEGGCQAECGVGGAMAAGGAVELLGGSPEMVTNAVAIALKGVMGLVCDPVAGLVEVPCQKRNASSVSVALSSADMALSGIESTIPADEVIDVMYEVGKSIPPALRETAEGGLATSPTGEKISQQYQESMKEK, encoded by the coding sequence ATGAACCACAAAAAACAAATAGCTTTCTCTAGCTTAGAAGATTTAGTAGAATTGGCCCATGAGTTTAATCAACCAATCTCTTGGGTAATTAAACAGTATCAAAGTCAGTTATTTGAAAGCAGTATAGAAAGTATAGAAAATCAAATGGAAAAACATATACAAATTATGGAAGATTCTGTTGAAGAAGGGGTAAATAATCCTAAAAGGTCATTAGGTGGTTTAATTGGTGGAGAAGGGAAAAAGTTAAATGAATATGTACAAAACCAAGGGGCTCTAATGGGACCTTTAGGAGGTAAGGCAGTAGCTAGATCACTTGCTGTTTCAGAGGTAAATGCATCCATGGGTAAAGTAGTAGCATCTCCAACAGCTGGAGCTTGTGGGATCTTACCAGGTGTATTATTAACAGTTTTTGAACAACAAAACCAATTACCTAAAGAAAAGCTACATGATGCTTTTTTTACTGCATCGGGAATAGGAATTGTAGTCTCTATGCGCGCAACTTTAGCTGGAGCAGAAGGTGGATGTCAAGCTGAATGTGGTGTCGGTGGAGCAATGGCAGCTGGTGGAGCAGTCGAGCTTTTAGGCGGTTCTCCCGAAATGGTAACAAACGCTGTGGCAATTGCTCTAAAAGGAGTTATGGGATTAGTATGTGATCCTGTAGCAGGGCTTGTAGAGGTACCTTGTCAAAAAAGAAATGCATCCTCTGTTTCCGTTGCTTTATCTTCAGCTGATATGGCTTTATCAGGAATTGAAAGTACTATTCCAGCAGATGAAGTAATAGATGTTATGTATGAGGTAGGTAAAAGTATTCCCCCGGCACTTCGTGAAACAGCCGAGGGCGGCTTAGCTACAAGTCCGACTGGGGAAAAAATCTCTCAACAGTATCAAGAGTCCATGAAAGAAAAATAA